In one window of Duganella dendranthematis DNA:
- a CDS encoding BNR repeat-containing protein, translating into MMKRLISTVLLALSIGAAVAAPAAPVLSFVGDGWANNSVNAVVFRKNSLVTQGDTQYVAYYDAQRYLVLGKRALGATQWTVRRSAWQGNAADAHNAISIMVDGAGYLHVSWDHHNNALRYARGVAPGSLELGPKQSMVGVDEAEVSYPEFYRLPNGNLLFFYRLGGSGRGDLIINRYDVATQRWTRLHTNLITGEGKRNAYWQAFLDHLGTLHVSWVWRESPDVASNHDMAYARSRDGGVTWERSDGTPYALPISAASAEYALRIPQNSELINQTSMAADQDGQPYIASYWRDAGSSVPQYHVIFNTGTAWQARSLDFRKTPFSLGGQGTKRIPIARPQIMVGKAGALLVFRDEERGSKVSVASTADVLRGAWQVQDLTMFSVGAWEPSYDTELWRRNGTLSLFVQNVQQVDGEGQASVPPQPVQVLDWQQ; encoded by the coding sequence ATGATGAAACGTTTAATCTCCACGGTTTTGCTGGCGCTGTCCATCGGCGCCGCTGTTGCTGCTCCTGCCGCGCCGGTGCTATCGTTTGTTGGCGATGGTTGGGCTAACAATTCGGTCAACGCGGTGGTGTTTCGCAAGAATTCGTTGGTGACGCAGGGTGATACGCAGTACGTCGCCTACTATGATGCGCAGCGCTATCTGGTGCTGGGCAAGCGCGCGCTGGGCGCCACGCAGTGGACCGTGCGGCGCAGCGCCTGGCAAGGCAATGCGGCCGATGCGCATAACGCCATCAGCATCATGGTGGATGGCGCCGGCTATCTGCATGTGTCGTGGGACCATCACAATAATGCGCTGCGCTATGCGCGCGGCGTGGCGCCGGGATCGCTGGAGCTGGGACCGAAGCAGAGCATGGTGGGCGTCGATGAAGCGGAGGTGTCGTATCCCGAGTTCTATCGTCTGCCCAATGGCAACCTGCTGTTCTTCTACCGGCTGGGCGGTTCGGGGCGCGGCGATTTGATCATCAATCGCTACGACGTCGCCACGCAGCGCTGGACTCGCTTGCACACCAACCTGATTACCGGCGAGGGCAAGCGCAACGCGTATTGGCAGGCCTTCCTCGATCATCTTGGCACGCTGCATGTGTCGTGGGTATGGCGCGAGTCGCCGGATGTGGCCAGCAACCACGACATGGCGTATGCGCGTTCGCGCGATGGCGGCGTGACGTGGGAGCGCTCCGACGGCACGCCGTACGCGCTGCCGATCAGCGCCGCCAGCGCCGAATACGCCCTGCGTATTCCGCAGAACAGCGAGTTGATTAACCAGACTTCGATGGCGGCCGATCAGGATGGCCAACCCTACATCGCCAGCTACTGGCGCGATGCCGGTTCCAGCGTGCCGCAGTATCACGTGATCTTCAATACCGGCACGGCGTGGCAGGCGCGGTCGCTGGATTTCCGCAAGACGCCGTTTTCGCTGGGCGGGCAGGGCACCAAGCGGATTCCGATCGCGCGGCCTCAGATCATGGTCGGCAAGGCCGGTGCGCTGCTGGTGTTTCGCGATGAGGAGCGGGGCAGCAAGGTTTCCGTGGCCAGCACCGCCGACGTGTTGCGCGGGGCGTGGCAGGTGCAGGATCTGACCATGTTTTCAGTCGGCGCCTGGGAGCCGAGCTACGACACCGAACTGTGGCGCCGCAACGGCACCCTCAGCCTGTTCGTGCAAAACGTCCAGCAGGTCGATGGCGAAGGCCAGGCCAGCGTGCCGCCGCAGCCGGTGCAAGTTTTGGACTGGCAGCAGTAG
- a CDS encoding carbohydrate porin, with translation MIVAGSAAGQDSPPPVTSNLIYDANGVSNLSGGVRRGSAYQGMLRWQTSVDGEHVLGWPDSSAFFNVMATHQAGPSILTGDTQGVSNMAAPPGVRLEEAWIQKNFLGDRLSVLAGRYDLNSEFYHLNTASLFFNSSFGIGAEFAQSGQGGPSIFPATAVGTRIAVKPAPDVVLRAAILDGVPVDRSGGGSAAFRGGDGLLLVYEMAWLSRPEPAASAQDHHLRIGRNAGLAPDQGKLAVGGWYYTAQFAELNAFDASGQPRRQRGSSGAYLVAERSLYQSSAQSQKVVSGFVQLGAADSRVNRFDGYFGAGLTVTGLVPGRASDELGLAVAIARNGSAYLRSQQSAGVVSQRAESTVELTYLSQVSSRLSLQPSLQYVMHPYTVTGVGNALTLQLRAEVAF, from the coding sequence ATGATCGTTGCCGGTTCCGCTGCGGGGCAGGATAGTCCGCCGCCCGTGACCAGCAACCTGATCTACGACGCTAATGGCGTGTCCAACCTGAGTGGCGGGGTGCGCCGGGGCAGCGCGTATCAGGGCATGCTGCGCTGGCAGACCAGCGTCGATGGCGAACACGTGCTGGGCTGGCCGGACAGCAGCGCCTTTTTCAATGTGATGGCAACGCACCAGGCCGGACCGTCCATCCTGACCGGGGACACGCAAGGCGTCAGCAATATGGCGGCGCCGCCGGGCGTGCGGCTGGAAGAAGCCTGGATCCAGAAAAACTTCCTCGGTGACCGGCTGTCGGTACTGGCCGGACGCTATGATTTGAACAGCGAGTTTTACCACCTCAATACCGCATCGCTGTTCTTCAACAGTTCGTTTGGCATCGGCGCCGAGTTTGCCCAGAGCGGGCAGGGCGGGCCGTCGATTTTTCCTGCCACCGCCGTCGGCACGCGCATCGCGGTCAAGCCGGCGCCCGACGTTGTCCTGCGCGCCGCCATCCTGGACGGCGTGCCGGTGGATCGCAGCGGCGGCGGCAGTGCGGCCTTCCGTGGCGGCGATGGCTTGTTGCTGGTCTACGAAATGGCTTGGCTGAGCCGCCCGGAACCCGCCGCATCGGCACAAGATCACCACCTGCGCATTGGCCGCAATGCCGGTCTGGCGCCGGATCAGGGCAAGCTGGCTGTCGGCGGCTGGTATTACACCGCGCAGTTTGCCGAGCTGAATGCGTTCGATGCATCTGGCCAGCCGCGCCGGCAACGCGGTTCCAGCGGCGCCTATCTGGTGGCGGAACGCAGCCTGTATCAATCCAGCGCGCAGTCGCAGAAGGTGGTGTCCGGCTTCGTGCAGCTGGGGGCGGCGGATAGCCGCGTCAATCGCTTCGACGGTTACTTCGGCGCAGGTCTCACCGTGACCGGCCTGGTGCCTGGCCGCGCCAGCGATGAACTGGGGCTGGCCGTGGCGATTGCGCGCAATGGTAGCGCTTATCTGCGCAGCCAGCAGAGCGCCGGCGTGGTCAGCCAGCGCGCCGAGTCGACGGTCGAGCTGACATACCTGAGCCAGGTCAGTTCGCGCTTGTCTTTGCAGCCCAGCTTGCAGTACGTGATGCATCCCTACACGGTGACCGGCGTCGGCAACGCGCTGACCCTGCAACTGCGCGCCGAGGTGGCGTTCTAG
- a CDS encoding ABC transporter permease, with amino-acid sequence MNLLQIVVEAFRSMLANRLRTLLTMLGIIIGITSVVLLLAVGDSMKRFIAKELEQLGTNMLFISPGGDRAQQQRMRSGAQPAMTIADAAALNELPSLAGAAPVLQGGFNLSVGNENASKTVHGVTPAMFKIRGWKVDKGSAFSDADVRAASRMVVIGRKIADQFFYKQDPLGKYIRIENVSFQVVGVLYGEGKQVDGGDLSEYVIVPITAASANLIKTAFPGNVHYVVAQGKSGGNLQDAIMDIGETLRDRHHIKIDQPDDFRIDNLASFAETAQKISAGLAALLGLIGAISLIVGGIGIMNIMLVSVTERTREIGIRMAIGAKPRDVLLQFLTEAVVICLVGGIFGIMLATLAATGITATGKFDVFITLQAVVVACGFSSLVGVFFGFYPARRASKLLPVDCLRYE; translated from the coding sequence GCATCACCTCGGTGGTGCTGCTGCTGGCAGTGGGTGACAGCATGAAGCGCTTCATCGCCAAGGAGCTGGAACAGCTGGGCACCAATATGCTGTTCATCTCTCCCGGCGGCGACCGCGCGCAGCAGCAGCGCATGCGCAGTGGCGCGCAGCCGGCGATGACCATTGCAGACGCCGCCGCGTTGAATGAGCTGCCATCCTTGGCTGGCGCCGCGCCGGTGCTGCAAGGCGGCTTTAATCTCTCGGTGGGCAACGAGAACGCGTCGAAGACGGTGCACGGCGTGACGCCGGCCATGTTCAAGATCCGTGGCTGGAAGGTCGACAAGGGCAGCGCCTTCAGCGACGCCGACGTGCGCGCCGCCTCGCGCATGGTGGTCATCGGCCGCAAGATCGCCGACCAGTTCTTTTACAAGCAGGACCCGCTGGGCAAATACATCCGCATCGAAAATGTCTCGTTCCAGGTGGTGGGGGTGCTGTACGGCGAGGGCAAGCAGGTGGACGGCGGCGACTTGAGCGAATACGTGATCGTGCCGATTACCGCGGCTTCGGCCAACCTGATCAAGACCGCCTTCCCCGGCAATGTGCACTACGTGGTGGCGCAGGGCAAATCCGGCGGCAACCTGCAGGATGCGATCATGGACATCGGCGAAACGCTGCGCGACCGCCACCACATCAAGATCGACCAGCCGGATGACTTCCGCATCGATAACCTGGCGTCGTTCGCCGAGACGGCGCAGAAGATCAGCGCCGGCCTGGCGGCCTTGCTTGGGCTGATCGGCGCCATCTCGCTGATCGTCGGCGGCATCGGCATCATGAACATCATGCTGGTGTCGGTGACCGAGCGCACCCGCGAGATCGGCATCCGCATGGCGATCGGCGCCAAGCCGCGCGACGTGCTGCTGCAATTCCTGACTGAGGCGGTGGTGATCTGCTTGGTGGGCGGCATCTTCGGCATCATGCTGGCCACGCTGGCGGCGACCGGCATCACCGCCACCGGCAAATTTGATGTGTTCATCACCTTGCAGGCGGTGGTGGTGGCGTGCGGCTTTTCCAGTCTGGTTGGCGTGTTCTTCGGCTTCTACCCGGCGCGCCGGGCGTCCAAGCTGCTGCCGGTGGACTGCCTGCGCTACGAGTAA